A region from the Pseudomonas cucumis genome encodes:
- a CDS encoding START domain-containing protein, which yields MGSLHRMAVLCGLTVLLASTAQAEEWKTAKEEEGIKVSLSEVAGSQYKAYRGVTVMKTTMAKLRALQEDVPGACAWIHECKTQKLLKHEGNQSWTYTQFNTPWPVTPRDSVLHVTTIESADGSLTRELEGQPKYLPEEKGFVRVAQVKGFWKLVPKGDQVEVTYQAHTEPGGSVPSWLANKFVVDAPFNTLKALKERAEK from the coding sequence ATGGGTTCGCTGCATCGTATGGCTGTGCTGTGTGGTTTGACGGTTTTGCTGGCCTCCACGGCCCAGGCCGAAGAATGGAAAACCGCCAAGGAAGAAGAGGGCATCAAGGTGTCCTTGAGTGAAGTGGCCGGTTCCCAATACAAGGCTTACCGTGGCGTGACCGTCATGAAGACCACGATGGCCAAACTGCGAGCATTGCAGGAAGACGTGCCGGGTGCCTGTGCATGGATTCACGAGTGCAAGACTCAGAAGTTGCTCAAACACGAAGGTAACCAGAGCTGGACATACACCCAGTTCAACACCCCTTGGCCGGTCACCCCTCGCGACTCCGTGTTGCATGTCACAACCATTGAAAGCGCCGATGGCAGCCTGACCCGAGAATTGGAAGGACAGCCGAAGTACCTTCCGGAAGAAAAAGGTTTCGTACGGGTCGCCCAGGTCAAAGGTTTCTGGAAGCTGGTGCCTAAAGGCGATCAAGTCGAAGTGACTTATCAGGCCCATACCGAACCCGGCGGCAGCGTGCCATCGTGGTTGGCCAACAAGTTTGTGGTCGATGCGCCGTTCAACACCCTCAAAGCCCTGAAAGAACGTGCCGAGAAGTAA
- a CDS encoding YkgJ family cysteine cluster protein has translation MRCREGCGACCIAPSISSPIPGMPNGKAAGERCVQLSADNLCSIFGKPERPAVCSAFEADVEVCGSSSGEAIKLLGWWEQMTAA, from the coding sequence ATGAGATGCCGTGAAGGCTGTGGCGCCTGTTGCATTGCCCCTTCCATCAGTTCGCCGATTCCCGGCATGCCCAATGGCAAAGCCGCCGGTGAGCGTTGCGTACAGTTGTCTGCCGATAACCTGTGCAGCATTTTCGGCAAGCCGGAACGTCCTGCGGTGTGTTCGGCATTTGAAGCCGATGTCGAAGTCTGCGGAAGCAGCAGCGGCGAAGCGATCAAGTTGCTGGGCTGGTGGGAGCAAATGACGGCCGCGTGA
- a CDS encoding translation initiation factor 2, whose amino-acid sequence MKPIFPAAWLLICLLMTCHPEGVMAASVQEKPTASTPAKKAAPVKKTAPAKKKAAAVKKRSPIASKSKPASEVVKTKLPSANLDLSLPKDMVEELKPVGTVTLPRRDALLPQMFGDKSSPFQINGRLLSNEMQLQLRNEERREVEGAALDFEFKQ is encoded by the coding sequence ATGAAGCCGATTTTTCCTGCCGCCTGGTTGTTGATCTGCCTGCTAATGACCTGTCACCCGGAAGGGGTCATGGCGGCTTCCGTTCAGGAAAAACCGACAGCCAGCACACCCGCGAAAAAAGCGGCGCCGGTCAAAAAAACAGCGCCGGCCAAAAAGAAGGCCGCAGCGGTCAAAAAACGCTCCCCCATTGCTTCCAAGTCGAAACCGGCCAGCGAAGTCGTGAAAACCAAACTCCCTTCGGCAAATCTCGACTTGAGCTTGCCCAAGGACATGGTCGAAGAACTGAAGCCGGTTGGCACGGTAACGTTGCCCCGACGCGATGCGCTGTTGCCACAAATGTTCGGTGACAAGAGCAGCCCGTTCCAGATCAACGGTCGTCTGCTCAGCAACGAAATGCAGTTGCAACTGCGCAATGAAGAGCGTCGGGAAGTTGAAGGCGCGGCACTGGACTTCGAGTTCAAGCAGTAA
- a CDS encoding aminotransferase-like domain-containing protein, whose product MTNLLLYQRIAQQLAEDIRRGVYQPGERVPSVRKMSSQLNVSHATVLQAYANLEDQGLIRARPQSGYYVHQTPALTAPTPDIARVERPGLVTRSSIIQQVLVESRREGVFPLGAAVPSVDYLPVRALHQQLAKVTRFHSPRAFSYMFSPGFEPLRRQVAIRMRDAGVVVDPSEVVITHGCVDALQMSLRVLTRPGDLIAAESPTYYGLLQLADLLGLKVIEIPSDPATGMSLEALQLAANQWSIKALVLTTRLSNPLGGTMPEERQKQLLRLASDFDIQIVEDDIYGELMFEQGRTKSLKAYDRLDRVIYCSSFSKTLSPGVRIGWMIAGKYQPEIQRLQTFSTHSACSVTQMGIAAYLENGGYDRHLRYIRQEYRKNLSAFQLAVQQYFPEGTQMTRPTGGFILWVSLPGRVNTQELHVRALQQGISIAPGLIFSNTEQFNHCIRLNCGIPWNREAERALMTLGLLATQLCQETASGF is encoded by the coding sequence ATGACCAATCTCTTGCTCTATCAACGAATTGCTCAGCAACTGGCCGAAGACATCCGCCGCGGCGTCTATCAACCCGGGGAGCGCGTGCCTTCAGTGCGCAAGATGAGCTCGCAGCTCAACGTCAGCCATGCAACGGTGTTGCAGGCCTACGCCAATCTTGAAGATCAGGGGCTGATTCGCGCCCGGCCGCAATCCGGTTACTACGTGCACCAGACGCCGGCCCTGACGGCACCGACCCCGGACATCGCCCGGGTCGAGCGACCTGGCCTGGTCACCCGCAGCAGCATCATTCAGCAAGTCCTGGTCGAATCCCGCCGCGAAGGTGTCTTTCCGTTGGGCGCCGCCGTACCGAGCGTCGACTATCTGCCGGTGCGAGCCCTGCATCAGCAACTGGCCAAAGTCACCCGTTTCCATAGCCCGCGGGCGTTCAGCTACATGTTCAGCCCCGGCTTCGAGCCGTTGCGTCGACAAGTGGCGATCCGCATGCGCGATGCCGGCGTGGTGGTCGACCCGTCGGAAGTGGTGATCACCCACGGCTGCGTTGATGCGTTGCAGATGTCTCTGCGCGTATTGACCCGGCCGGGCGATCTGATTGCGGCCGAATCGCCAACCTATTACGGTTTGCTGCAACTGGCCGACCTGCTGGGGCTGAAAGTCATCGAGATCCCCAGCGATCCAGCCACCGGCATGAGCCTCGAAGCCCTGCAACTGGCGGCCAACCAGTGGTCGATCAAGGCGCTGGTGCTGACCACGCGCTTGAGTAATCCTTTGGGCGGCACCATGCCCGAAGAGCGGCAGAAACAGCTGCTGCGCCTGGCTTCGGATTTCGATATCCAGATCGTCGAAGACGATATTTATGGCGAGCTGATGTTCGAGCAGGGTCGCACCAAATCGCTCAAGGCCTATGACCGGCTGGATCGGGTGATTTACTGCTCCAGTTTCTCCAAGACCCTGTCGCCCGGCGTGCGGATCGGCTGGATGATTGCCGGCAAGTACCAGCCGGAAATCCAGCGCTTGCAGACCTTCAGCACCCATTCAGCGTGCAGCGTCACGCAAATGGGCATCGCGGCCTACCTGGAAAACGGCGGTTACGACCGGCATTTGCGTTATATCCGTCAGGAGTACCGCAAGAACCTCAGCGCTTTTCAACTGGCGGTTCAGCAGTACTTCCCGGAAGGCACGCAAATGACCCGGCCCACCGGCGGCTTCATTCTGTGGGTCAGCCTGCCGGGGCGGGTGAATACGCAGGAACTGCATGTGCGTGCATTGCAGCAGGGCATCAGCATTGCGCCGGGGCTGATTTTCAGTAATACCGAGCAGTTCAATCACTGCATTCGCCTGAACTGTGGCATCCCCTGGAACCGCGAGGCCGAGCGTGCATTGATGACGTTGGGGTTGCTGGCGACGCAACTTTGTCAGGAGACGGCGAGCGGTTTTTGA
- a CDS encoding OmpA family protein produces the protein MSLKTKALGGLILAGCASLYGCAGQHSEAAIQQAGTDFQKVKEDSNVLRIAPKDVIRAGESLARADRLSTYWGSGSDVVHYAYLSRRYSEIAREHTNQVLNEERAAKLELERQRLQLALRESKLLSVQQQGKWLEEQIVALATTQTDRGLVMTLGDVLFDTGEAELKSSANRVVLKIVQFLQLNPKRVVRIEGYTDSTGGKQENLKLSRDRAQSVADVLMDLGIDDKRIQVEGYGDEYPVDVNASERGRAQNRRVEIVFSDEKGQLGAAR, from the coding sequence ATGAGCCTGAAAACCAAAGCACTCGGCGGTTTGATTCTGGCCGGTTGCGCCAGCCTTTATGGTTGCGCCGGTCAACACAGCGAAGCCGCAATCCAGCAGGCCGGCACCGACTTTCAGAAGGTCAAGGAAGACTCCAACGTGCTGCGCATTGCGCCCAAAGACGTGATCCGTGCCGGCGAGTCGCTGGCCCGAGCCGATCGTCTGTCCACCTACTGGGGCAGCGGTTCGGACGTTGTGCATTACGCCTACCTGAGCCGGCGCTACAGCGAAATCGCCCGGGAGCACACCAATCAAGTGCTCAACGAGGAGCGCGCTGCGAAGCTCGAACTCGAGCGTCAGCGCCTGCAGTTGGCCCTGCGTGAGTCCAAGTTGCTCAGCGTGCAGCAACAGGGCAAGTGGCTCGAAGAGCAGATTGTGGCGTTGGCGACTACCCAAACCGACCGTGGTCTGGTGATGACCCTGGGCGATGTGCTGTTCGATACCGGTGAAGCAGAGCTGAAAAGCTCGGCAAACCGCGTGGTGCTGAAGATCGTCCAGTTCTTGCAGCTCAACCCCAAGCGCGTGGTGCGGATCGAAGGCTATACCGACAGCACTGGCGGTAAACAGGAAAACCTCAAGCTGTCCCGCGACCGTGCGCAATCGGTGGCTGACGTGCTGATGGACCTGGGCATTGACGACAAACGCATCCAGGTTGAAGGCTATGGCGATGAATACCCCGTGGACGTGAACGCTTCCGAGCGCGGTCGTGCACAGAACCGTCGGGTGGAAATTGTGTTCTCCGACGAAAAAGGCCAGCTCGGCGCCGCCCGCTAA
- a CDS encoding DUF4398 domain-containing protein: protein MSIRPLFAALAVLALAGCAADPAPNEQIRLTERALEQAKAVGATADEVPELKLAEDKFKRAKGNMADQSFKNARMRAEQAELDARLAEARVLTLKSEEQLNVLNTRITRLRKQLGDAQ, encoded by the coding sequence GTGAGTATTCGACCTCTTTTCGCTGCCCTGGCCGTTCTGGCTCTGGCGGGTTGTGCAGCCGATCCGGCGCCGAATGAACAAATACGCCTGACCGAGCGGGCCCTCGAACAAGCCAAGGCCGTGGGTGCTACCGCCGACGAAGTGCCGGAGCTGAAACTGGCTGAAGACAAGTTCAAGCGTGCCAAGGGCAACATGGCCGACCAGTCCTTCAAGAATGCGCGCATGCGGGCTGAGCAGGCCGAGCTGGACGCACGTCTGGCCGAGGCCCGGGTTCTGACCCTCAAGAGCGAGGAGCAGTTGAACGTGCTCAATACCCGCATCACTCGCCTGCGCAAGCAACTGGGAGATGCCCAATGA
- a CDS encoding substrate-binding periplasmic protein has product MDLRRVCGWSLLLGLTLLPGLSIAAGKCERLVVTGSPDAPPYLWQDPQNPKHLIGASADLLQQVAGELGIKVELLYAGKRSQALDEVRSGRMDMLADVPLTVSELENLDYIHPPLLENDYLVWTRNDSLLVYNEAQDLRGHPGALSEKARVTPSFGTFAEQQLTLLRTPNLTQAFQKLLLNEVEFVLAGRYSGMALVQTLGMANDLMAHPHPIDKPGLYLAVSHNSACNDPWLRGQLAKKMTELPASGLTEAALLRNIERWKAQLSQPQPQPVSTPKQ; this is encoded by the coding sequence ATGGATTTACGCCGCGTGTGTGGCTGGTCATTACTGCTGGGGCTGACGCTGTTGCCAGGGCTGTCCATAGCCGCGGGCAAATGCGAGCGCCTGGTGGTGACCGGCAGTCCGGACGCGCCGCCGTACCTGTGGCAAGACCCGCAAAACCCCAAGCATCTGATTGGCGCCAGCGCTGACCTGTTGCAGCAAGTGGCGGGGGAGTTGGGCATCAAGGTCGAGCTGCTTTACGCCGGCAAACGCTCCCAGGCCCTGGACGAAGTGCGCAGCGGGCGCATGGACATGCTGGCCGATGTGCCGTTGACGGTCAGTGAGTTGGAAAATCTGGATTACATCCATCCACCGCTGCTGGAAAACGATTACCTGGTCTGGACCCGCAATGATTCATTACTGGTCTACAACGAAGCGCAAGACCTTCGCGGTCATCCCGGCGCCTTGTCGGAAAAGGCTCGGGTAACCCCATCATTTGGTACTTTTGCCGAGCAGCAATTGACCCTGTTGCGCACGCCCAATCTGACCCAGGCCTTTCAGAAATTGCTGCTGAACGAGGTAGAGTTTGTCCTCGCCGGACGCTACTCGGGCATGGCTCTGGTGCAAACGCTGGGGATGGCCAATGACTTGATGGCCCACCCACACCCCATCGACAAACCCGGACTGTATCTCGCGGTTTCCCATAACTCCGCCTGCAACGATCCTTGGTTGCGCGGACAGCTGGCCAAAAAGATGACAGAATTGCCCGCGTCCGGACTGACAGAAGCTGCGCTGCTGCGCAATATCGAGCGTTGGAAAGCGCAACTTTCACAACCGCAGCCACAACCTGTCAGTACCCCAAAACAGTAG
- a CDS encoding electron transfer flavoprotein subunit alpha/FixB family protein, translated as MTILVIAEHDNKVLAPATLNTVAAAAKIGGDIHVLVAGQGASAVAEAAAKIAGVAKVLVADNAAYAHQLPENVAPLVAELGKGYSHILAAATSNGKNILPRVAATLDVDQISEIISVESADTFKRPIYAGNAIATVQSNAAVKVITVRATGFDPVAAEGGSAAVEAVAAAHDAGTSSFVGEELAKSDRPELTAAKIVVSGGRGMQNGDNFKHLYALADKLGAAVGASRAAVDAGFVPNDMQVGQTGKIVAPQLYIAVGISGAIQHLAGMKDSKVIVAINKDEEAPIFQVADYGLVADLFEAIPEFEKLV; from the coding sequence ATGACTATCTTGGTTATTGCTGAACACGACAACAAAGTACTGGCTCCGGCCACGCTGAATACTGTGGCTGCCGCTGCCAAGATTGGCGGTGATATCCACGTTCTGGTTGCCGGTCAGGGCGCTAGCGCCGTGGCTGAAGCCGCTGCGAAAATCGCTGGCGTGGCGAAAGTGCTGGTGGCCGATAACGCCGCCTACGCTCATCAACTGCCGGAGAACGTTGCTCCGCTGGTTGCAGAGTTGGGCAAGGGCTACAGCCACATCCTGGCTGCCGCTACTTCGAACGGCAAAAACATCCTGCCGCGCGTTGCCGCGACCCTGGACGTTGACCAGATCTCCGAGATCATCTCGGTTGAAAGCGCTGACACCTTCAAGCGCCCGATCTACGCCGGTAACGCCATCGCCACCGTTCAATCGAACGCTGCCGTGAAAGTCATCACCGTGCGTGCCACCGGTTTCGACCCGGTTGCTGCCGAAGGTGGCTCCGCTGCTGTTGAAGCGGTTGCTGCTGCGCACGACGCTGGCACTTCGAGCTTCGTTGGCGAAGAACTGGCCAAGTCCGATCGTCCGGAACTGACCGCTGCCAAAATCGTCGTTTCCGGCGGTCGCGGCATGCAGAACGGCGACAACTTCAAACACCTGTACGCCCTGGCCGACAAGCTGGGCGCTGCCGTTGGTGCTTCCCGCGCCGCGGTCGACGCAGGTTTCGTACCCAACGACATGCAGGTCGGTCAGACCGGCAAGATCGTTGCTCCACAGCTGTACATCGCCGTCGGTATTTCCGGCGCGATCCAGCACCTGGCCGGCATGAAAGACTCCAAAGTGATCGTGGCGATCAACAAGGACGAAGAAGCGCCGATCTTCCAGGTGGCCGATTACGGCCTGGTGGCAGACCTGTTCGAAGCCATCCCCGAGTTCGAGAAGCTGGTCTAA
- a CDS encoding electron transfer flavoprotein subunit beta/FixA family protein, producing the protein MKVLVAVKRVVDYNVKVRVKADNSGVDLANVKMSMNPFCEIAVEEAVRLKEKGVATEIVVVSIGPSTAQEQLRTALALGADRAILVESAEDLTSLAVAKLLKAVVDKEQPQLVILGKQAIDSDNNQTGQMLAALSGYGQGTFASKVEVSGDSVAVTREIDGGAQTVSLKLPAIVTTDLRLNEPRYASLPNIMKAKKKPLEVLTPDALGVSTASTNKTLKVEAPAARSAGIKVKSVAELVEKLKNEAKVI; encoded by the coding sequence ATGAAGGTTCTTGTAGCTGTCAAACGCGTTGTGGATTACAACGTCAAGGTTCGCGTCAAGGCGGACAATTCCGGCGTCGACCTCGCCAACGTCAAGATGTCGATGAACCCGTTCTGCGAAATCGCAGTGGAAGAAGCCGTACGTCTGAAAGAGAAAGGCGTGGCGACTGAAATCGTCGTCGTCTCCATCGGCCCGTCCACCGCTCAAGAGCAATTGCGCACCGCGCTGGCTCTGGGTGCCGACCGCGCCATCCTCGTCGAATCCGCTGAAGATCTGACTTCCCTGGCCGTTGCCAAGCTGCTGAAGGCTGTTGTCGACAAGGAACAGCCTCAGCTGGTGATCCTCGGCAAACAAGCCATCGACAGCGACAACAACCAGACTGGCCAGATGCTCGCTGCATTGAGCGGCTACGGTCAGGGCACCTTCGCATCGAAAGTTGAAGTGTCGGGCGACAGCGTTGCCGTGACCCGCGAAATCGACGGCGGCGCGCAGACGGTTTCCCTGAAACTGCCGGCCATCGTCACCACCGACCTGCGTTTGAACGAGCCGCGCTACGCGTCTCTGCCAAACATCATGAAAGCCAAGAAGAAGCCTCTCGAAGTGCTGACTCCGGACGCTTTGGGCGTTTCCACCGCCTCCACCAACAAGACCCTGAAAGTCGAAGCGCCGGCTGCACGCAGCGCGGGTATCAAGGTCAAGTCGGTGGCTGAACTGGTCGAGAAACTGAAAAACGAAGCGAAGGTAATCTAA
- a CDS encoding electron transfer flavoprotein-ubiquinone oxidoreductase encodes MEREYMEFDVVIVGAGPAGLSAACRLKQKAAEAGKEISVCVVEKGSEVGAHILSGAVFEPRALNELFPDWKELGAPLNTPVTRDDIFVLKNADSAQKIPDFFVPKTMHNEGNYIISLGNLCRWLAQQAENLGVEIYPGFAAQEALFDENGVVRGIITGDLGVDREGNPKEGLYTPGMELRAKYTLFAEGCRGHIGKQLIKRFNLDSEADAQHYGIGLKEIWEVDPAKHQPGLVVHTAGWPLDIMGTENTGGSFLYHLENNQVVVGLIVDLSYSNTFLSPFDEFQRLKHHPVLKQYLEGGKRISYGARAISKGGLNSLPKMVFKGGALIGCDLGTLNFAKIKGSHTAMKSGMLAADAVADALFADLDGTQELTTYVDAFKKSWLYDELFASRNFGPAIHKFGAIVGGGFNWLDQNIFGGKLPFTLHDTKPDYACLKLAADCKKIDYPKPDGKISFDKLSSVFISGTNHEEEQPCHLKLADASIPISKNLPLYDEPAQRYCPAGVYEVVTQEDGEKRFQINAQNCVHCKTCDIKDPAQNITWVAPEGSGGPTYPNM; translated from the coding sequence GTGGAACGCGAATACATGGAATTCGACGTGGTCATCGTCGGTGCCGGCCCCGCTGGCCTGTCCGCCGCCTGCCGTTTGAAGCAGAAGGCCGCCGAAGCCGGTAAGGAAATCAGCGTCTGCGTGGTCGAAAAAGGCTCCGAAGTCGGCGCTCACATCCTGTCCGGTGCCGTGTTCGAACCACGGGCCCTGAACGAACTGTTCCCGGACTGGAAAGAACTCGGCGCGCCGCTGAATACGCCAGTCACACGCGATGACATCTTCGTTCTGAAAAACGCCGACAGCGCGCAGAAGATTCCAGACTTCTTTGTGCCCAAGACCATGCACAACGAAGGCAACTACATCATCTCCCTGGGCAATCTGTGCCGCTGGCTGGCCCAGCAGGCCGAAAACCTGGGCGTGGAAATCTATCCGGGCTTCGCCGCCCAGGAAGCGCTGTTCGACGAGAACGGCGTGGTTCGCGGGATCATCACCGGCGATCTGGGTGTTGACCGCGAAGGCAATCCGAAAGAAGGCCTGTACACCCCAGGCATGGAACTGCGCGCCAAGTACACGCTGTTCGCCGAAGGTTGCCGCGGCCATATCGGCAAGCAGCTGATCAAGCGCTTCAACCTCGACAGCGAAGCCGACGCCCAGCATTACGGCATCGGCCTGAAAGAAATCTGGGAAGTCGACCCGGCCAAGCACCAGCCAGGCCTGGTGGTCCACACCGCCGGCTGGCCGCTGGACATCATGGGCACCGAGAACACCGGTGGCTCGTTCCTCTATCACCTGGAAAACAACCAGGTGGTGGTCGGTCTGATCGTCGATCTTTCCTACAGCAACACCTTCCTGTCGCCGTTCGACGAGTTCCAGCGCCTCAAGCATCACCCGGTACTCAAGCAATACCTGGAAGGCGGCAAACGCATCAGCTACGGCGCGCGTGCTATCTCCAAAGGCGGTCTGAACTCGCTGCCGAAAATGGTCTTCAAGGGCGGCGCGTTGATCGGTTGCGACCTCGGCACGTTGAACTTCGCCAAGATCAAAGGCAGTCACACCGCGATGAAGTCCGGCATGCTCGCCGCTGACGCCGTGGCCGATGCACTGTTCGCCGATCTGGACGGCACGCAAGAGCTGACCACTTACGTCGACGCGTTCAAGAAGAGCTGGCTCTACGACGAACTGTTCGCCAGCCGCAACTTCGGCCCGGCGATTCACAAGTTCGGCGCCATCGTCGGCGGCGGTTTCAACTGGCTCGACCAGAACATCTTCGGCGGCAAACTGCCGTTCACCCTGCACGACACCAAGCCGGATTACGCCTGCCTGAAACTGGCGGCCGACTGCAAGAAGATCGACTACCCGAAACCGGACGGCAAGATCAGCTTCGACAAGCTCAGCTCGGTGTTCATCTCCGGCACCAACCACGAAGAAGAGCAGCCGTGCCACCTGAAGCTCGCCGACGCGAGCATCCCGATCAGCAAGAACCTGCCGCTGTACGATGAACCTGCCCAGCGTTACTGCCCGGCCGGCGTGTACGAAGTGGTCACACAGGAAGACGGCGAGAAACGCTTTCAGATCAACGCCCAGAACTGCGTTCACTGCAAGACCTGCGACATCAAGGATCCTGCGCAGAACATCACCTGGGTGGCGCCGGAAGGCTCTGGCGGCCCGACTTATCCGAACATGTAA
- a CDS encoding AraC family transcriptional regulator: protein MLLTRHLDANATLVSLIQPLTIRDGFAKTALPGVQVMRASCDVARGPQIYEPSLVIIAQGSKLAYLGPRTLEYGAGHYLIQALPVPFECETFSAPDGPMLGVSIAIDRVLLSELVLAMGLAPGRTVPAQTPESMTSAVLDDAMRGCVERLLRCLHDPLECQIMGPARLRELLFVALRGPQADVLRALVEQQGQFARIAASLSHLHAHYTEPLNVETLASCANMSASTFHEHFKRSTLLSPVQYLKRLRLLRAQQLLLGEGLGVAQVAHRVGYQSTSQFSREYKRYFERNPGDERAA from the coding sequence ATGTTGTTGACCCGTCATCTCGATGCCAATGCCACGCTGGTTTCGCTGATCCAGCCGCTAACCATTCGCGATGGTTTCGCTAAGACTGCGTTGCCGGGTGTGCAGGTTATGCGAGCCAGTTGTGATGTGGCCCGTGGCCCGCAAATCTACGAGCCAAGCCTGGTGATCATCGCTCAAGGCAGCAAGTTGGCGTACCTGGGCCCGCGTACGCTGGAATATGGTGCCGGGCATTACCTGATTCAGGCGTTGCCGGTGCCCTTCGAATGCGAGACGTTTTCGGCTCCGGATGGCCCGATGCTGGGCGTTTCCATCGCCATTGACCGGGTGTTGCTCAGTGAGTTGGTATTGGCCATGGGGCTGGCGCCGGGGCGCACTGTTCCCGCACAGACGCCCGAGTCCATGACCTCGGCGGTGCTCGACGATGCCATGCGCGGCTGCGTGGAGCGGTTGTTGCGCTGCCTGCACGATCCGCTGGAATGCCAGATCATGGGCCCGGCGCGCTTGCGTGAATTGTTGTTCGTGGCGTTGCGCGGGCCGCAAGCCGATGTGTTGCGAGCGTTGGTGGAACAGCAGGGGCAGTTCGCGCGGATCGCGGCGTCCCTGAGTCATCTGCATGCGCATTACACCGAGCCGCTGAACGTCGAGACCCTGGCCAGTTGCGCGAACATGAGTGCGTCGACGTTTCATGAGCATTTCAAACGCAGCACCTTATTGTCGCCGGTGCAGTATTTGAAGCGTTTGCGCTTGCTCAGGGCCCAGCAGTTGCTGCTGGGCGAAGGCTTGGGCGTGGCCCAAGTGGCGCATCGGGTGGGGTATCAGAGCACGTCGCAGTTCAGCCGTGAGTACAAGCGCTACTTTGAGCGTAATCCTGGGGATGAGCGGGCTGCTTGA
- a CDS encoding NAD(P)-dependent alcohol dehydrogenase, translating into MYTAIGYAAQSATTPLAPMKFERRSPRADDVAIEILYCGVCHSDIHQARNEWGIAVYPLMPGHEIIGKVTAVGANVTQHKVGDLVGVGCMVDSCRHCEACQADLEQYCLEGPTMTYATPDRVDGSNTMGGYSDSIVVSEHFVVRIPEKLDPASAAPILCAGITTYSPLKHYGVKAGDKVGVLGMGGLGHMGIKFAKAMGAEVTLFTRSASKAEEGRRQGADHVIVSTDAEQMKAAAGHFDFLLDTIPVQHDLNPYLDTLRFDGVHILVGLIEPIDPPVHAAKLVLGRRVLAGSLIGGIAETQEVLDFCAEHGITCDIEMLDIRQINEAYTRMIAGDVKYRFVIDMATLKV; encoded by the coding sequence ATGTACACCGCCATCGGATACGCCGCTCAGTCAGCCACTACTCCCCTCGCCCCGATGAAATTCGAACGCCGCAGCCCACGGGCCGACGATGTGGCGATCGAGATTCTCTACTGCGGCGTCTGCCATTCCGACATCCACCAGGCACGCAACGAGTGGGGCATTGCGGTTTACCCGCTGATGCCCGGCCACGAGATCATCGGCAAAGTGACCGCCGTCGGTGCGAATGTGACCCAACACAAGGTCGGCGACCTGGTCGGCGTCGGCTGCATGGTCGACTCGTGCCGTCACTGCGAAGCCTGCCAGGCGGATCTGGAGCAATACTGCCTCGAAGGTCCGACCATGACGTATGCCACCCCGGACCGGGTCGATGGCAGCAACACCATGGGCGGTTACTCCGACAGCATCGTGGTCAGCGAACACTTTGTCGTGCGTATCCCGGAGAAACTCGACCCGGCCAGCGCCGCGCCGATTCTGTGCGCCGGCATCACCACCTACTCGCCGCTCAAGCACTACGGCGTCAAGGCCGGCGACAAGGTCGGGGTTCTCGGCATGGGTGGCCTCGGTCACATGGGGATCAAGTTCGCCAAGGCGATGGGCGCTGAAGTGACGTTGTTCACCCGCTCGGCGAGCAAGGCTGAAGAAGGTCGTCGTCAAGGCGCGGACCACGTGATCGTGTCCACCGACGCAGAACAGATGAAAGCCGCCGCAGGACATTTCGACTTCCTGCTGGACACCATTCCGGTGCAACACGACCTCAATCCCTACCTCGATACGTTGCGTTTCGACGGCGTACACATTCTGGTGGGCTTGATCGAACCGATTGATCCACCGGTCCACGCTGCCAAACTGGTATTGGGTCGTCGCGTGCTGGCCGGCTCGCTGATCGGCGGCATCGCCGAAACCCAGGAAGTGCTGGATTTCTGCGCCGAGCACGGCATCACCTGCGACATCGAAATGCTCGACATCCGCCAGATCAACGAGGCCTACACCCGCATGATTGCCGGTGACGTGAAGTACCGCTTCGTGATCGATATGGCAACGCTGAAAGTCTGA